In Castanea sativa cultivar Marrone di Chiusa Pesio chromosome 6, ASM4071231v1, a single window of DNA contains:
- the LOC142638726 gene encoding fatty acid desaturase 4, chloroplastic-like, whose amino-acid sequence MVLFSLEKAIMGATKSHLWFEPILAGLVGYVLADLMIEVYHWGIDNYGSALTPIFGSQIDGFKHHHKWSWTITRIEFANPSQVVSLTVTFTVLPMVLASNDPIFHAFGGVCSSCIVFSLQFHAWAHTTKSQLPPLVIALQDMRLLVSPSKHANHHRLPYNNNYFLMSGV is encoded by the coding sequence ATGGTGCTATTCTCTCTAGAAAAGGCAATAATGGGTGCAACCAAATCACACCTATGGTTTGAGCCCATTTTAGCAGGTTTAGTTGGCTACGTTTTAGCTGACCTTATGATTGAAGTGTACCATTGGGGTATTGACAATTATGGTAGTGCCTTAACTCCAATCTTTGGTTCACAAATTGATGGATTTAAACATCACCATAAGTGGTCGTGGACAATCACTAGGATAGAATTTGCAAACCCTTCACAAGTCGTTTCTCTTACCGTCACATTCACAGTGCTACCAATGGTCCTTGCTAGTAATGATCCGATATTTCATGCTTTTGGTGGTGTGTGCTCAAGTTGCATTGTGTTTAGCCTGCAATTTCATGCTTGGGCTCACACAACCAAAAGCCAACTTCCACCATTAGTAATTGCATTGCAAGATATGAGATTGCTTGTGTCACCTTCAAAACATGCTAATCATCATAGGCTACCTTATAacaataattatttcttaatgAGTGGCGTTTAG
- the LOC142641376 gene encoding sesquiterpene synthase 2-like isoform X1, with protein MSIQVSGAPSQKAKLEVVRRTANFHPSIWGDHFVRNTSEDKDIHFRKVREVEELKDEVRNELFATGHLSQQLGLIDALQRLGIAYHFEREIQEALERIYTTLNDKIDVDDLYKVSLSFRLLRQEGFKVSCDVFKKFKDQDGQFKESLTSNVEGMLAFYEATHLRMHGEDILDEALEFTSTHLKSTASLIGNPLAAQITCALKQPLHKGIPRLEARRYISFYEQDASHNKVLLKLSMLDFNLVQSLHKEELSYITRWWKDLDFATKLPFARDRIVECYFWIVSVYFEPQYSFGRKILTKVISMTSILDDIYDAYGTLEELEPFTEAIERWDISCIDQLPEYMQICCCALFDVFEEIENELAKKERSYRISYAKDAVNMKRLVRAYFDEAKWFYQNYIPTMEEYMHVALKSSGYPMLTAISFLGMGDIVTKEAFDWIFSNPKIIKASSVVGRLMDDMKSHKFEQERGHAPSAVECYMKQHGVSEQVVHDEFNRQVANAWKDINEECIRPTVVPMPLLMRVLNLTRVVDVFYKEEDSYTHVGKEMKDNVASVFIDPIPI; from the exons ATGTCTATCCAAGTCTCAGGGGCTCCATCCCAAAAAGCCAAATTAGAGGTTGTTCGCCGGACAGCAAATTTCCATCCAAGCATTTGGGGTGACCATTTCGTCAGGAATACTTCTGAGGACAAG GATATTCATTTCCGTAAAGTACGTGAAGTTGAAGAGCTGAAAGATGAGGTGAGAAATGAGCTCTTTGCCACGGGTCATCTTTCACAACAGCTAGGCTTAATTGATGCACTCCAGCGCCTTGGCATCGCTTACCACTTTGAAAGAGAAATCCAAGAAGCTCTAGAACGTATATACACGACTTTGAATGACAAAATTGATGTTGATGATCTCTACAAAGTTTCCCTCAGTTTTCGATTGCTACGCCAAGAAGGATTTAAGGTTTCGTGTG ATGTTTTCAAAAAGTTCAAAGACCAAGATGGTCAATTCAAGGAAAGCTTGACCAGTAACGTTGAAGGCATGCTAGCCTTCTATGAAGCTACACATCTGAGGATGCATGGAGAAGACATTCTTGATGAGGCCCTTGAGTTCACTTCCACTCACCTTAAGTCCACAGCATCCCTTATAGGCAATCCATTGGCAGCACAAATAACTTGTGCCCTAAAGCAGCCCTTGCACAAGGGCATACCACGGCTAGAGGCTCGGCGATATATTTCTTTCTATGAACAAGATGCTTCACATAACAAAGTTTTGCTCAAGCTTTCAATGTTAGATTTCAATCTAGTGCAGTCATTGCACAAAGAGGAACTTAGTTATATCACAAG GTGGTGGAAAGATTTAGATTTTGCAACGAAGCTACCTTTTGCAAGAGATAGGATTGTCGAATGCTACTTTTGGATAGTCTCGGTCTACTTTGAGCCCCAATATTCATTtggaagaaaaatattaaccaaAGTTATTTCCATGACATCTATTCTAGATGATATATATGATGCTTATGGCACACTTGAAGAACTCGAACCCTTCACAGAAGCAATTGAGAG GTGGGATATTAGCTGCATAGATCAACTTCCAGAATACATGCAAATATGTTGTTGTGCACTCTTTGATGTATTCgaagaaattgaaaatgagTTGGCCAAGAAAGAAAGATCATATCGTATTAGCTATGCAAAAGATGCTGTAAAC ATGAAACGTTTGGTTCGGGCCTACTTTGATGAAGCCAAATGGTTCTACCAAAATTACATCCCAACAATGGAGGAGTATATGCATGTTGCACTTAAAAGTTCTGGTTACCCTATGCTCACAGCTATCTCTTTCCTTGGCATGGGTGACATCGTTACAAAAGAGGCATTTGATTGGATCTTCAGCAACCCCAAGATTATTAAAGCTTCATCAGTAGTTGGTAGACTCATGGATGACATGAAGTCACATAAG TTTGAGCAAGAGAGAGGGCATGCTCCCTCAGCAGTCGAATGCTACATGAAGCAACATGGTGTCTCAGAGCAAGTAGTCCATGATGAATTCAACAGGCAAGTTGCTAATGCATGGAAGGACATTAATGAGGAGTGTATAAGACCTACTGTTGTTCCCATGCCTCTACTTATGCGTGTTCTTAATCTTACACGAGTAGTAGATGTCTTTTACAAGGAAGAGGATAGCTATACTCACGTTGGAAAAGAGATGAAAGATAATGTTGCATCAGTGTTTATAGACCCAATACCAATATAA
- the LOC142641376 gene encoding sesquiterpene synthase 2-like isoform X2, whose protein sequence is MSIQVSGAPSQKAKLEVVRRTANFHPSIWGDHFVRNTSEDKDIHFRKVREVEELKDEVRNELFATGHLSQQLGLIDALQRLGIAYHFEREIQEALERIYTTLNDKIDVDDLYKVSLSFRLLRQEGFKVSCDVFKKFKDQDGQFKESLTSNVEGMLAFYEATHLRMHGEDILDEALEFTSTHLKSTASLIGNPLAAQITCALKQPLHKGIPRLEARRYISFYEQDASHNKVLLKLSMLDFNLVQSLHKEELSYITRWWKDLDFATKLPFARDRIVECYFWIVSVYFEPQYSFGRKILTKVISMTSILDDIYDAYGTLEELEPFTEAIERWDISCIDQLPEYMQICCCALFDVFEEIENELAKKERSYRISYAKDAMKRLVRAYFDEAKWFYQNYIPTMEEYMHVALKSSGYPMLTAISFLGMGDIVTKEAFDWIFSNPKIIKASSVVGRLMDDMKSHKFEQERGHAPSAVECYMKQHGVSEQVVHDEFNRQVANAWKDINEECIRPTVVPMPLLMRVLNLTRVVDVFYKEEDSYTHVGKEMKDNVASVFIDPIPI, encoded by the exons ATGTCTATCCAAGTCTCAGGGGCTCCATCCCAAAAAGCCAAATTAGAGGTTGTTCGCCGGACAGCAAATTTCCATCCAAGCATTTGGGGTGACCATTTCGTCAGGAATACTTCTGAGGACAAG GATATTCATTTCCGTAAAGTACGTGAAGTTGAAGAGCTGAAAGATGAGGTGAGAAATGAGCTCTTTGCCACGGGTCATCTTTCACAACAGCTAGGCTTAATTGATGCACTCCAGCGCCTTGGCATCGCTTACCACTTTGAAAGAGAAATCCAAGAAGCTCTAGAACGTATATACACGACTTTGAATGACAAAATTGATGTTGATGATCTCTACAAAGTTTCCCTCAGTTTTCGATTGCTACGCCAAGAAGGATTTAAGGTTTCGTGTG ATGTTTTCAAAAAGTTCAAAGACCAAGATGGTCAATTCAAGGAAAGCTTGACCAGTAACGTTGAAGGCATGCTAGCCTTCTATGAAGCTACACATCTGAGGATGCATGGAGAAGACATTCTTGATGAGGCCCTTGAGTTCACTTCCACTCACCTTAAGTCCACAGCATCCCTTATAGGCAATCCATTGGCAGCACAAATAACTTGTGCCCTAAAGCAGCCCTTGCACAAGGGCATACCACGGCTAGAGGCTCGGCGATATATTTCTTTCTATGAACAAGATGCTTCACATAACAAAGTTTTGCTCAAGCTTTCAATGTTAGATTTCAATCTAGTGCAGTCATTGCACAAAGAGGAACTTAGTTATATCACAAG GTGGTGGAAAGATTTAGATTTTGCAACGAAGCTACCTTTTGCAAGAGATAGGATTGTCGAATGCTACTTTTGGATAGTCTCGGTCTACTTTGAGCCCCAATATTCATTtggaagaaaaatattaaccaaAGTTATTTCCATGACATCTATTCTAGATGATATATATGATGCTTATGGCACACTTGAAGAACTCGAACCCTTCACAGAAGCAATTGAGAG GTGGGATATTAGCTGCATAGATCAACTTCCAGAATACATGCAAATATGTTGTTGTGCACTCTTTGATGTATTCgaagaaattgaaaatgagTTGGCCAAGAAAGAAAGATCATATCGTATTAGCTATGCAAAAGATGCT ATGAAACGTTTGGTTCGGGCCTACTTTGATGAAGCCAAATGGTTCTACCAAAATTACATCCCAACAATGGAGGAGTATATGCATGTTGCACTTAAAAGTTCTGGTTACCCTATGCTCACAGCTATCTCTTTCCTTGGCATGGGTGACATCGTTACAAAAGAGGCATTTGATTGGATCTTCAGCAACCCCAAGATTATTAAAGCTTCATCAGTAGTTGGTAGACTCATGGATGACATGAAGTCACATAAG TTTGAGCAAGAGAGAGGGCATGCTCCCTCAGCAGTCGAATGCTACATGAAGCAACATGGTGTCTCAGAGCAAGTAGTCCATGATGAATTCAACAGGCAAGTTGCTAATGCATGGAAGGACATTAATGAGGAGTGTATAAGACCTACTGTTGTTCCCATGCCTCTACTTATGCGTGTTCTTAATCTTACACGAGTAGTAGATGTCTTTTACAAGGAAGAGGATAGCTATACTCACGTTGGAAAAGAGATGAAAGATAATGTTGCATCAGTGTTTATAGACCCAATACCAATATAA